The proteins below are encoded in one region of Pseudoduganella armeniaca:
- a CDS encoding GIN domain-containing protein, translating to MTHTIHFAALIRTLFLGLLWLCPALARADEGSETRPVDARVERVKLDGIIDLRIRQGSVASLRISGDRRFLDKVTCVQSGDTLQLDTDIQGARLGRPSLRADLVLPQLRELVSEGLGASEVSGFSGDELDVTLDGAGSMKLVTGYRRLRANLGGVGSMNVWVRDADEVALDLRGAGYVTIGGRSRLLRASLGGLGGLNAQQFDADSVDIDLSGLGNATVNARTNLSLDLSGLGSVTVYGKPLNRKVSVDGLGRVSWK from the coding sequence ATGACCCATACCATTCACTTCGCCGCGCTGATCCGGACGCTGTTTCTTGGCCTGCTGTGGCTGTGCCCGGCCCTGGCGCGCGCGGACGAGGGCAGCGAAACCCGTCCGGTGGACGCCCGCGTGGAGCGCGTCAAGCTGGACGGAATCATCGACCTGCGCATCCGCCAGGGCAGCGTGGCCTCGCTCAGGATCAGCGGCGACCGGCGCTTCCTCGACAAGGTGACGTGCGTGCAGTCGGGCGACACGCTGCAGCTCGATACGGACATCCAGGGCGCCCGGCTGGGCCGGCCGTCGCTGCGTGCCGACCTGGTGCTGCCGCAGCTGCGCGAGCTGGTGTCGGAAGGGCTGGGCGCGTCGGAGGTGTCCGGCTTCTCGGGCGACGAGCTGGACGTGACGCTGGACGGGGCGGGCAGCATGAAGCTCGTCACCGGGTACCGACGACTGCGGGCCAACCTGGGCGGCGTGGGCAGCATGAACGTGTGGGTCAGGGATGCCGACGAAGTGGCGCTGGACCTGCGCGGCGCCGGCTACGTGACGATCGGCGGGCGCAGCCGCCTGCTGCGGGCGTCGCTGGGTGGCCTGGGCGGCCTGAACGCGCAGCAGTTCGATGCGGACTCGGTCGACATCGACCTGTCGGGCCTGGGCAACGCCACCGTCAACGCGCGCACGAACCTAAGCCTGGACCTGTCCGGCCTGGGCTCGGTCACCGTGTACGGCAAGCCATTGAACCGCAAAGTGAGCGTGGACGGGCTGGGCCGGGTCAGCTGGAAATAG